TAGGAGATCGAGACCGAGATCGAAGTGATCAAGGCCGCGTGCGGCGATGAACTGATTGACTGGCAGCAGCATCCAGCCTGAGAGCCCCGGCCTGCCGGCGGCGGGCAGGCTGGCCTTGAGAATGGCTGCGGCCTCCCGGAAATCACCGGGAAGCGTGGCAAACAGCGCGTCGCGGATCAGCGCCGACCGCTCCATCAGCTCCAGCGCGGAGAGGCCCTCGGTCGCCAGCGTCACGAAGCGGTTTTTATCGAAGATCTGCGCGTTGCCGGCAATACGATCGGCCATATCGCCGACCAATGTTTCATGCAGCAAGTTCTTGAGCGGTTCCGGCATGCTGGTCCTTCCTCTTTATGCGACCACCGCATGCCGGCCGAATGAGGGCAGCATGGTCTGCGAAACATCTGGCGATTTGCTATCAGAGAATAGAGTGATCGCACCCACTCGAGCAATCGTGTGCAGATAGTGGGGGTATGCGTGTGGCGCGAGCTTTAGCGTATCGGTGCCGTCGATTTCCTTGGAATAAGGGTTGGGGCCGAGATCCGAATACGCTCGTCGGCAGGACTGTTGTCACCGGCAAGAAGATCAAGGGCGTTTGACGCAATTTGCTCGAACGGCACCCGCAACGTCGTCAGCGGCGTGGGGAGGTGGCTGACAATCGGAATGTCGTTATAGCCTACGATCGAGATGTCCTGCGGCACGGAAAGGCCAAGTTTCGTCAGTCCCGACAAGGCGCCGATGGCAGTATTGTCGTTTACGGCGAAAACAGCGGTTGGGCGCGGACTAAGACGCATCAGGGTTTCGACGGCTACCGCACCGGACTCAATGCCGAATGTCGAGGGAATGATGTATGAGGGATCTGCATTCAGTCCAGCCTCTTCCAGGGCGTGGCGGAAACCCTCCACGCGGCCTCGCGAACTGGAGGCATAGGATGGACCGGCAATGACGCCAATTTTGCGATGGCCGAGATCGAGGAGATGGCGGGCCGCGAGGTAACCACCGAGCCTGTCATCGCCGACCGACGAGAGGCTGTGGCCATCCGTCCGGAGGGCCAGGACATAGGGAATACCGCGTTTTGCCAGCTCGTCCGGAAAGTCATCGTCTTCCCGCGCCGTCGAAAGAATCAGTCCATCGACACCGCGCTTCAGCAGAGACTCGGCCGCAAGCCGGTCTGCCTTTGGCTTGTCGTCGGTCGTTGCGACAATCGCGAAGCGGCCACTACGGCTGCAGGCCTTGGCCAGTGCTTCGTAAAGCATGGCCATGACCGTATCCGTCAGCCTGGGCACGATCACCCCGATTGTCATTGTGTTGCCACGCCTAAGGCTCGCTGCGGAAACGTCCCGAACGTATCCCAGCTCTTCGGCAACCTTGCGCACGCGACGCGCGGTCTCGCTGTCGGAGCGGGGAAGCCTTTCGTCGAGAATGCGGGACACGGTAGACTTGGAGACACCGGCTGCGGCAGCGACGCCGTGAATAGTGACACGGGTCTGCCCCTGAACTTCATCCGTCTTTGAATTCATTGAGCCTTTTCCATTCGAGTCGGCATTGAGCCGCCGCTCTCCAGCATGCCTCAAAAAAGATATTGACTCCAGAGAATTCGAGAACGATAGTGGGAACGTTCCCGTAAACGATCCTATACCGATCGCGAGCGAACCGCGATTGCACGAAGGAGGAGACCAATATGCAACCGATGGATATGCGCGGGCTGAGCCCGGCCCCCGTTACCGCTTTCACCCGCGACGGTGAAATTGATCACAAAGCCAATGCCAAAATCGCCAAATGGCTGGTCTCGATGGAAGGCGTCAAAAGCCTCGTCATCCTCGGCCATGCCGGCGAGGGCACCTTCCTCACGGAAGAGGAGCGCCTTGCTCTCATCCGCACCTAT
The nucleotide sequence above comes from Rhizobium indicum. Encoded proteins:
- a CDS encoding LacI family DNA-binding transcriptional regulator, with translation MNSKTDEVQGQTRVTIHGVAAAAGVSKSTVSRILDERLPRSDSETARRVRKVAEELGYVRDVSAASLRRGNTMTIGVIVPRLTDTVMAMLYEALAKACSRSGRFAIVATTDDKPKADRLAAESLLKRGVDGLILSTAREDDDFPDELAKRGIPYVLALRTDGHSLSSVGDDRLGGYLAARHLLDLGHRKIGVIAGPSYASSSRGRVEGFRHALEEAGLNADPSYIIPSTFGIESGAVAVETLMRLSPRPTAVFAVNDNTAIGALSGLTKLGLSVPQDISIVGYNDIPIVSHLPTPLTTLRVPFEQIASNALDLLAGDNSPADERIRISAPTLIPRKSTAPIR